One stretch of Plodia interpunctella isolate USDA-ARS_2022_Savannah chromosome 10, ilPloInte3.2, whole genome shotgun sequence DNA includes these proteins:
- the ldbr gene encoding lariat debranching enzyme, which produces MKIAIEGCAHGELDKIYECIETLQDRESIKIDLLICCGDFQSVRNNEDMRAMAVPDKYQHICTFYKYYSGEKQAPILTLFIGGNHEASNYLQELPFGGWVAPNIYYMGRAGVINFGNLRIGGLSGIYKRHDYLQGLWEAPPYTQQSLRTVYHVRSLDVFRMSQLKEKVNVMLSHDWPRGITDYGDKEHLLKRKPFFKEDIESNQLGSIPAERLLHTLKPEYWFAAHLHCQFAAIVNHEDNQTTKFLALDKCLPKRRHLQILELPTEYDGDKSLKLDAEWLAVLRSTNHLLSVKNMDCHMPGPGGNERYVFTPTEEEKEAVVNILQDLKITHDSFVKTAPIYDPRAPKRAPSNPILNPQTAKLCEKLGIDDPVQVVLARLGRVMSQPCMETLPSVPELVPSENVVTKTPMKTTKLFLPAPSTPSQHEDDDSQKNVIFSPGSSFVSDNADSVNESTTPLSASKKTFKRRNMSLYNTPDGDDSVSTESSCILDDSPRSSKLPFIGNKL; this is translated from the exons ATGAAAATTGCAATAGAAGGATGTGCTCATGGTGAGCTAGACAAGATTTATGAATGTATAGAAACATTACAAGACAGGGagtcaataaaaattgatttactgATATGCTGTGGTGATTTCCAATCTGTCCGCAATAATGAAGATATGCGGGCCATGGCGGTTCCTGACAAATATCAacatatatgtacattttacaA gTATTACAGTGGAGAAAAGCAGGCTCCTATactgacattatttattggtgGCAATCATGAAGCCTCAAATTATTTACAAGAGCTACCTTTTGGTGGCTGGGTGGCAcctaacatttattatatggGCAGAGCAGGAGTCATCAATTTTGGTAATTTGAGGATTGGAG GTTTATCAGGAATTTACAAAAGACATGATTATTTACAAGGATTGTGGGAAGCCCCACCATACACTCAGCAATCCCTGAGAACTGTGTACCATGTCCGCTCACTTGATGTGTTCAGAATGAGCCAACTGAAGGAGAAAGTTAATGTGATGCTTTCCCATGACTGGCCAAGAGGAATCACAGATTATGGAGATAAGGAACATTTACTGAAGAGAAAGCCTTTCTTTAA GGAAGATATTGAATCAAATCAACTAGGCAGTATACCAGCAGAGAggttattacatacattaaagCCAGAGTACTGGTTTGCAGCCCACTTGCATTGTCAGTTTGCTGCCATAGTTAATCATGAAGACAACcaaacaacaaaatttctaGCCTTAGACAAATGCCTGCCGAAACGCAGACACTTGCAGATATTGGAACTTCCAACTGAATATGATGGTGATAAGTCATTGAAATTGGATGCAGAGTGGCTAGCTGTGCTCAGGAGCACCAATCATCTGCTAAGTGTCAAAAATATGGATTGTCATATGCCAGGACCAGGGGGTAATGAAAG ATACGTTTTTACACCtactgaagaagaaaaagaagctGTGGTGAATATATTGCAAGACTTAAAGATTACCCATGACAGTTTTGTGAAGACTGCACCCATTTATGATCCAAGAGCGCCAAAACGTGCCCCAAGTAATCCAATTTTAAACCCACAAACTGCAAAGTTATGTGAAAAATTAGGTATTGATGACCCTGTACAGGTTGTACTGGCTCGGTTAGGCAGAGTGATGTCACAACCATGCATGGAAACTCTGCCATCAGTACCAGAGTTGGTTCCAAGTGAAAATGTAGTTACTAAAACTCCaatgaaaacaacaaaattatttttgccgGCTCCAAGTACTCCAAGCCAACATGAAGATGATGACTCTCAAAAGAACGTAATATTCTCTCCAGGGAGTTCTTTTGTCTCAGATAATGCTGACAGTGTAAATGAGAGCACCACTCCCTTGTCCGCCTCTaagaaaacttttaaaagGCGAAACATGTCACTGTACAATACTCCTGACGGCGATGACAGTGTAAGCACAGAGTCAAGTTGCATACTGGATGACAGTCCTCGGTCAAGTAAGTTACCTTTCATAGGTAACAagttataa
- the LOC128673189 gene encoding uncharacterized protein LOC128673189 isoform X3: protein MTSANHCALLLLLLIRTAFAQDYDVTDIQCTFASTGSGLRDSVTALLRKPEGFRGAPLFADDRVTDPLADPICQIRPEPEDPTGLLYRLRITDFTRCGVLKRNGFVHVRVWFPQFPGVVMQSDQELIIMCKPPEPTIIENKAAGFAGSFPHGARVSGVVEETPGRLEYEVALYKEAPPVSRHSNHSVDLPVDQAVPIGTKLQLRARINPDSAWRHIKLLEVAVSPDPDRPHAPGAVLLVKDGCRNRDFASIIPHQPARYRERHNEVFLDFEAFLLASMKERSTLWIHSQIKACMDAADCQPDYCLDLFEPSGNLGHGRRRRSLSDASQSHNVSSSALSADNATTPFTRFKENLEYTVVMPGELFHRTPLEATCATSMMIAVALGTLLFMSALLMCYLATKLNSTMLKNNSLQSSNGKGFEQILRELAHHSLPDTGYTGRPTVQ from the exons ATCCGGACGGCATTCGCACAAGATTACGATG TTACGGACATTCAGTGCACGTTTGCAAGCACAGGCTCCGGTCTACGCGACTCCGTCACAGCATTGTTGCGGAAGCCCGAAGGTTTCCGAGGAGCGCCTCTGTTCGCCGACGACCGCGTCACAGACCCCCTGGCAGACCCCATCTGCCAGATCAGGCCCGAGCCAGAAGACCCCACAGGCCTCCTTTACAGACTTCGGATCACCGACTTCACGAGATGCGGTGTTCTGAAACGGAAC GGTTTCGTCCACGTACGGGTGTGGTTTCCTCAGTTCCCAGGCGTGGTGATGCAATCTGACCAAGAGCTTATCATCATGTGCAAGCCACCCGAGCCTACCATCATCGAGAACAAGGCGGCGGGGTTCGCTGGCAGCTT CCCGCACGGCGCACGCGTGTCCGGCGTGGTGGAGGAGACGCCAGGGCGCCTGGAGTACGAGGTGGCGTTGTACAAGGAGGCGCCGCCCGTGTCGCGCCACTCCAACCACTCGGTCGACTTGCCGGTTGACCAG GCGGTTCCAATAGGGACGAAACTGCAGCTGCGCGCACGAATCAACCCCGACTCGGCGTGGCGCCATATCAAACTGCTGGAGGTGGCCGTGTCTCCGGATCCTGACCGACCGCACGCGCCTGGCGCCGTGCTACTCGTGAAGGATGG ATGCCGCAACCGCGACTTCGCGTCGATCATCCCGCACCAGCCGGCGCGGTACCGCGAGCGGCACAACGAGGTGTTCCTGGACTTCGAGGCCTTCCTCCTGGCCTCCATGAAGGAGCGCTCCACCCTCTGGATCCACTCGCAGATCAAGGCTTGCATGGACGCCGCTGACTGCCAGCCGGACTACTGCCTCGACCTGTTCGAACCTTCAGGTAATTTAG gtCACGGTCGTCGCCGGCGTTCCCTGTCTGACGCGAGCCAGAGCCACAACGTCAGCAGCTCAGCTCTCAGCGCTGACAACGCCACTACACCGTTCACGCGTTTCAAGGAGAACCTGGAGTATACTGTAGTGATGCCCGGGGAACTTTTCCATCGCACGCCTTTAGAGGCCACATGCGCGACCTCCATGATGATCGCTGTAGCGCTCGGAACGCTGCTCTTTATGTCCGCCTTGTTG ATGTGTTACCTGGCAACAAAGTTGAACTCCACCATGCTGAAGAACAACAGCCTGCAGTCTTCAAACGGTAAAGGCTTCGAGCAGATTCTACGGGAGCTGGCCCACCACTCCTTGCCTGACACCGGCTACACAGGCCGCCCCACCGTGCAGTGA
- the Aptx gene encoding aprataxin — translation MSKRKLGIMTGIGTTKQPRHWSLGLLGSMEDPESIVKKTDRVVAIRDKYPKAKIHYLILPFEDINSIHKLNDTHVGLLEEFGKLYQELKEEHMDSSLRAGFHAVPSMQRLHMHVISTDMVSPCLKTKVHWNSFTTNFFIPYQDALKELKESGSIKKISSELHKSLMATDLVCNQCDFKPKNMPQLKEHLLTHIK, via the exons ATGAGTAAAAGAAAGTTAGGAATAATGACTGGGATTGGAACAACAAAGCAACCCAGGCATTGGTCACTAGGTCTACTAGGATCTATGGAAGACCCAGAATCTATCGTGAAAAAGACTGATAGAGTTGTTGCGATTCGTGATAAATATCCGAAGGCAAAGATACACTACCTTATTCTTCCCTTTGAAGATATCAACAGTATTCACAAGCTCAACGATACTCATGTTGGTTTATTAGAAGAATTTGGAAAATTGTATCAAGAACTGAAAGAAGAACATATGGACAGTTCACTGCGTGCCGGTTTTCACGCTGTACCGAGTATGCAGAGACTGCATATGCACGTGATAAGCACGGACATGGTTTCCCCTTGTCTTAAAACAAAAGTGCATTGGAACAGCTTCACTACAAATTTCTTTATACCTTATCAAG atgcACTCAAAGAGCTCAAGGAAAGCGGCTCTATCAAGAAAATATCTAGTGAATTGCATAAAAGCCTAATGGCAACAGACCTTGTGTGCAACCAATGTGATTTCAAGCCCAAAAATATGCCACAACTCAAAGAGCATCTACTGAcccatataaaataa
- the LOC128673189 gene encoding uncharacterized protein LOC128673189 isoform X2, producing MTSANHCALLLLLLIRTAFAQDYDVTDIQCTFASTGSGLRDSVTALLRKPEGFRGAPLFADDRVTDPLADPICQIRPEPEDPTGLLYRLRITDFTRCGVLKRNGFVHVRVWFPQFPGVVMQSDQELIIMCKPPEPTIIENKAAGFAGSFPHGARVSGVVEETPGRLEYEVALYKEAPPVSRHSNHSVDLPVDQVTAAVPIGTKLQLRARINPDSAWRHIKLLEVAVSPDPDRPHAPGAVLLVKDGCRNRDFASIIPHQPARYRERHNEVFLDFEAFLLASMKERSTLWIHSQIKACMDAADCQPDYCLDLFEPSGHGRRRRSLSDASQSHNVSSSALSADNATTPFTRFKENLEYTVVMPGELFHRTPLEATCATSMMIAVALGTLLFMSALLMCYLATKLNSTMLKNNSLQSSNGKGFEQILRELAHHSLPDTGYTGRPTVQ from the exons ATCCGGACGGCATTCGCACAAGATTACGATG TTACGGACATTCAGTGCACGTTTGCAAGCACAGGCTCCGGTCTACGCGACTCCGTCACAGCATTGTTGCGGAAGCCCGAAGGTTTCCGAGGAGCGCCTCTGTTCGCCGACGACCGCGTCACAGACCCCCTGGCAGACCCCATCTGCCAGATCAGGCCCGAGCCAGAAGACCCCACAGGCCTCCTTTACAGACTTCGGATCACCGACTTCACGAGATGCGGTGTTCTGAAACGGAAC GGTTTCGTCCACGTACGGGTGTGGTTTCCTCAGTTCCCAGGCGTGGTGATGCAATCTGACCAAGAGCTTATCATCATGTGCAAGCCACCCGAGCCTACCATCATCGAGAACAAGGCGGCGGGGTTCGCTGGCAGCTT CCCGCACGGCGCACGCGTGTCCGGCGTGGTGGAGGAGACGCCAGGGCGCCTGGAGTACGAGGTGGCGTTGTACAAGGAGGCGCCGCCCGTGTCGCGCCACTCCAACCACTCGGTCGACTTGCCGGTTGACCAGGTAACGGCT GCGGTTCCAATAGGGACGAAACTGCAGCTGCGCGCACGAATCAACCCCGACTCGGCGTGGCGCCATATCAAACTGCTGGAGGTGGCCGTGTCTCCGGATCCTGACCGACCGCACGCGCCTGGCGCCGTGCTACTCGTGAAGGATGG ATGCCGCAACCGCGACTTCGCGTCGATCATCCCGCACCAGCCGGCGCGGTACCGCGAGCGGCACAACGAGGTGTTCCTGGACTTCGAGGCCTTCCTCCTGGCCTCCATGAAGGAGCGCTCCACCCTCTGGATCCACTCGCAGATCAAGGCTTGCATGGACGCCGCTGACTGCCAGCCGGACTACTGCCTCGACCTGTTCGAACCTTCAG gtCACGGTCGTCGCCGGCGTTCCCTGTCTGACGCGAGCCAGAGCCACAACGTCAGCAGCTCAGCTCTCAGCGCTGACAACGCCACTACACCGTTCACGCGTTTCAAGGAGAACCTGGAGTATACTGTAGTGATGCCCGGGGAACTTTTCCATCGCACGCCTTTAGAGGCCACATGCGCGACCTCCATGATGATCGCTGTAGCGCTCGGAACGCTGCTCTTTATGTCCGCCTTGTTG ATGTGTTACCTGGCAACAAAGTTGAACTCCACCATGCTGAAGAACAACAGCCTGCAGTCTTCAAACGGTAAAGGCTTCGAGCAGATTCTACGGGAGCTGGCCCACCACTCCTTGCCTGACACCGGCTACACAGGCCGCCCCACCGTGCAGTGA
- the LOC128673189 gene encoding uncharacterized protein LOC128673189 isoform X1 → MTSANHCALLLLLLIRTAFAQDYDVTDIQCTFASTGSGLRDSVTALLRKPEGFRGAPLFADDRVTDPLADPICQIRPEPEDPTGLLYRLRITDFTRCGVLKRNGFVHVRVWFPQFPGVVMQSDQELIIMCKPPEPTIIENKAAGFAGSFPHGARVSGVVEETPGRLEYEVALYKEAPPVSRHSNHSVDLPVDQVTAAVPIGTKLQLRARINPDSAWRHIKLLEVAVSPDPDRPHAPGAVLLVKDGCRNRDFASIIPHQPARYRERHNEVFLDFEAFLLASMKERSTLWIHSQIKACMDAADCQPDYCLDLFEPSGNLGHGRRRRSLSDASQSHNVSSSALSADNATTPFTRFKENLEYTVVMPGELFHRTPLEATCATSMMIAVALGTLLFMSALLMCYLATKLNSTMLKNNSLQSSNGKGFEQILRELAHHSLPDTGYTGRPTVQ, encoded by the exons ATCCGGACGGCATTCGCACAAGATTACGATG TTACGGACATTCAGTGCACGTTTGCAAGCACAGGCTCCGGTCTACGCGACTCCGTCACAGCATTGTTGCGGAAGCCCGAAGGTTTCCGAGGAGCGCCTCTGTTCGCCGACGACCGCGTCACAGACCCCCTGGCAGACCCCATCTGCCAGATCAGGCCCGAGCCAGAAGACCCCACAGGCCTCCTTTACAGACTTCGGATCACCGACTTCACGAGATGCGGTGTTCTGAAACGGAAC GGTTTCGTCCACGTACGGGTGTGGTTTCCTCAGTTCCCAGGCGTGGTGATGCAATCTGACCAAGAGCTTATCATCATGTGCAAGCCACCCGAGCCTACCATCATCGAGAACAAGGCGGCGGGGTTCGCTGGCAGCTT CCCGCACGGCGCACGCGTGTCCGGCGTGGTGGAGGAGACGCCAGGGCGCCTGGAGTACGAGGTGGCGTTGTACAAGGAGGCGCCGCCCGTGTCGCGCCACTCCAACCACTCGGTCGACTTGCCGGTTGACCAGGTAACGGCT GCGGTTCCAATAGGGACGAAACTGCAGCTGCGCGCACGAATCAACCCCGACTCGGCGTGGCGCCATATCAAACTGCTGGAGGTGGCCGTGTCTCCGGATCCTGACCGACCGCACGCGCCTGGCGCCGTGCTACTCGTGAAGGATGG ATGCCGCAACCGCGACTTCGCGTCGATCATCCCGCACCAGCCGGCGCGGTACCGCGAGCGGCACAACGAGGTGTTCCTGGACTTCGAGGCCTTCCTCCTGGCCTCCATGAAGGAGCGCTCCACCCTCTGGATCCACTCGCAGATCAAGGCTTGCATGGACGCCGCTGACTGCCAGCCGGACTACTGCCTCGACCTGTTCGAACCTTCAGGTAATTTAG gtCACGGTCGTCGCCGGCGTTCCCTGTCTGACGCGAGCCAGAGCCACAACGTCAGCAGCTCAGCTCTCAGCGCTGACAACGCCACTACACCGTTCACGCGTTTCAAGGAGAACCTGGAGTATACTGTAGTGATGCCCGGGGAACTTTTCCATCGCACGCCTTTAGAGGCCACATGCGCGACCTCCATGATGATCGCTGTAGCGCTCGGAACGCTGCTCTTTATGTCCGCCTTGTTG ATGTGTTACCTGGCAACAAAGTTGAACTCCACCATGCTGAAGAACAACAGCCTGCAGTCTTCAAACGGTAAAGGCTTCGAGCAGATTCTACGGGAGCTGGCCCACCACTCCTTGCCTGACACCGGCTACACAGGCCGCCCCACCGTGCAGTGA
- the LOC128673189 gene encoding uncharacterized protein LOC128673189 isoform X4, whose protein sequence is MTSANHCALLLLLLIRTAFAQDYDVTDIQCTFASTGSGLRDSVTALLRKPEGFRGAPLFADDRVTDPLADPICQIRPEPEDPTGLLYRLRITDFTRCGVLKRNGFVHVRVWFPQFPGVVMQSDQELIIMCKPPEPTIIENKAAGFAGSFPHGARVSGVVEETPGRLEYEVALYKEAPPVSRHSNHSVDLPVDQAVPIGTKLQLRARINPDSAWRHIKLLEVAVSPDPDRPHAPGAVLLVKDGCRNRDFASIIPHQPARYRERHNEVFLDFEAFLLASMKERSTLWIHSQIKACMDAADCQPDYCLDLFEPSGHGRRRRSLSDASQSHNVSSSALSADNATTPFTRFKENLEYTVVMPGELFHRTPLEATCATSMMIAVALGTLLFMSALLMCYLATKLNSTMLKNNSLQSSNGKGFEQILRELAHHSLPDTGYTGRPTVQ, encoded by the exons ATCCGGACGGCATTCGCACAAGATTACGATG TTACGGACATTCAGTGCACGTTTGCAAGCACAGGCTCCGGTCTACGCGACTCCGTCACAGCATTGTTGCGGAAGCCCGAAGGTTTCCGAGGAGCGCCTCTGTTCGCCGACGACCGCGTCACAGACCCCCTGGCAGACCCCATCTGCCAGATCAGGCCCGAGCCAGAAGACCCCACAGGCCTCCTTTACAGACTTCGGATCACCGACTTCACGAGATGCGGTGTTCTGAAACGGAAC GGTTTCGTCCACGTACGGGTGTGGTTTCCTCAGTTCCCAGGCGTGGTGATGCAATCTGACCAAGAGCTTATCATCATGTGCAAGCCACCCGAGCCTACCATCATCGAGAACAAGGCGGCGGGGTTCGCTGGCAGCTT CCCGCACGGCGCACGCGTGTCCGGCGTGGTGGAGGAGACGCCAGGGCGCCTGGAGTACGAGGTGGCGTTGTACAAGGAGGCGCCGCCCGTGTCGCGCCACTCCAACCACTCGGTCGACTTGCCGGTTGACCAG GCGGTTCCAATAGGGACGAAACTGCAGCTGCGCGCACGAATCAACCCCGACTCGGCGTGGCGCCATATCAAACTGCTGGAGGTGGCCGTGTCTCCGGATCCTGACCGACCGCACGCGCCTGGCGCCGTGCTACTCGTGAAGGATGG ATGCCGCAACCGCGACTTCGCGTCGATCATCCCGCACCAGCCGGCGCGGTACCGCGAGCGGCACAACGAGGTGTTCCTGGACTTCGAGGCCTTCCTCCTGGCCTCCATGAAGGAGCGCTCCACCCTCTGGATCCACTCGCAGATCAAGGCTTGCATGGACGCCGCTGACTGCCAGCCGGACTACTGCCTCGACCTGTTCGAACCTTCAG gtCACGGTCGTCGCCGGCGTTCCCTGTCTGACGCGAGCCAGAGCCACAACGTCAGCAGCTCAGCTCTCAGCGCTGACAACGCCACTACACCGTTCACGCGTTTCAAGGAGAACCTGGAGTATACTGTAGTGATGCCCGGGGAACTTTTCCATCGCACGCCTTTAGAGGCCACATGCGCGACCTCCATGATGATCGCTGTAGCGCTCGGAACGCTGCTCTTTATGTCCGCCTTGTTG ATGTGTTACCTGGCAACAAAGTTGAACTCCACCATGCTGAAGAACAACAGCCTGCAGTCTTCAAACGGTAAAGGCTTCGAGCAGATTCTACGGGAGCTGGCCCACCACTCCTTGCCTGACACCGGCTACACAGGCCGCCCCACCGTGCAGTGA